The DNA region GGTGCCTCAaaattaaatcatttcatttcctttcctACTCTTGGAAATTAGTTGTATTCTATGGAATTgattgtatgtgtgtgtgtacataGTTTTTATCAACTGAGAGTTATATCTGGGATCTGTTGTTTATAATTTGTCTGCATGTCAAAACATGGGATAAAGatttaaactttaaatttttttattgtttttatgtCAAAAAATGGGATATAGATTTAAACTTTACAATCGTTTTTATGTCAAAAATGGGATAAAGATTTAATCTTTACAATTGTTTTTATGTCCAGAAATGGGATAAAGATTTAAATTTTGCAATTGTTTTTATGTCAAAAAATGGGATAAAGATTTAAACTTTACAATTGTTTTTGCGTCAAGAAATGGGATAAATATTTAACTTTGCAATTTTTTTGGTGTCAAAAAATGGGATAAAGATTTAAactttgcaaaaaaaaaaaatttgtgtcAAAAAATGGGATAAAGATTTAAACTTTGCAATTGTTTTATGTCAAAAAATGGGATAAAGATTTAAACTTTACAATTGTTTTTAAGTCAAAAAATTGGATAAagatttaaacttttttttttttatgtcaaaAAATGGGATAAAGATTTAAACTTTGCAATTGTTTGTATGTCAAAAAATGGGATAAAGATTTAATCTTTTAATCTTTACAATTGTTTTTATGTCAATGCAGTTTTCTTGAGCTGTTTGAATCTATAAGGGAGCTGGAAAATGAATCCCAGCTTGAAAAAACCAAGGGAATCTATGGATTTATCGAACTCGTCCGAGTTAACTCAGCCGACAGCATTTCCAGATGAGGTGTTAGAGAAGGTGTTGTCTCTTGTGGAATCCCACAAAGACAGAAACTCAGCTTCATTGGTTTGCAAATATTGGTATAATGCTGAGAGATGGACAAGGACTAAGTTGTTTATTGGAAACTGTTATTCAGTCACTCCTGAGATTGTAGCAAGGAGATTTCCTAAGATTAAGAGTGTTACTCTTAAAGGGAAGCCTAGATTTTCTGACTTTAATTTGGTTCCAGAGAATTGGGGTGCTGATGTTCAGGTTTGGCTTGATGTTTTTGCTAGAGTTTACCCCTTTCTTGAGGAGTTGAGGTTGAAGAGAATGGCTGTTACTGATGAGAGTTTGGAGTTTTTGGCTAAATCATTTCATGGATTTAAGGTTCTTTCTTTGTTGAGTTGTGATGGTTTTAGCACTGATGGGATTAGTAGCATTGCTACTTACTGCAAGTAAGATCATCTGTTTTCCTTGTCTATCTTTATCTTGTTAACAATGTCAAGTAGCAAATGCATTAgttcatatttttttgttgaataaaaaccttttttttttcttgaaatagtTTTATTTGGTTGTAACCGGTATTTCTAGCATCTGAGTTAAGATCTTAGTTTTGTTATGGAGGATTTAGAATTCTCTCAAGGCAGATAGAGGAAACAGTAGTGTTTAACTAGGTGGTCCAAGGTAATTATTGAAGTAATGGAGGACAAAACAGTAGACCCATGTGTCTGGATGTGGAATGGTTAAGAACCTTGTATTTTCAATTGTGGGTGAAGAAATAAAGTGGCATGTTCTTGGCTTGGGCCATGTTATACGCCTGTTTATCTTGTTATGCAcacattaaaaaagaaagaaggaaaaaaagagggaaaaagtATAAGTGGAAACTGGAATTGTTCCActttatgatttcttttcctcttcttttttatgttactttcatgATGTGACATTGACCTGTTAATGAGCATTAATTGAGGgaattccttgatgttattgttAGGCACAAACAACTCTTTTTATTGGTCAATATAGAGTTTCTACTTTAACCTAGATTCCATACTATATTTTTGATCTTTTAACTTGTTAATGTCACCTCTTCATGCATGGAGCTTCAACTAGTATATTACTCAGTATATATGCTGTTAAATTGTCGCCTAGATTTATAGCAAGACTGGGTTATTATGGTTCATGAAGCTGTCACGCTTGATTGTTGTCTTAGCAATTAAGGAAGGTATTGACTACTGCTCATTGATGGCCCATGCAATTAGGATTCTGATTTTTAAGTATTTCCGTGTTTATACCATCACAAAGTTCCAGAATGTCATTTTGTTTTGTGGCGCTTAATTGATGCTTAATCAGCATGAATCCAAGTTATCTTAATTGCAATACCAATCTAAATGTTGGTTTCCTTGGCAGGAACTTGACGGAGCTGGACATTCAGGAGAATAGGATTGATGATTTTACTGGTAGTTGGCTAAGTTGTTTTCCAGATGACTTTGCATCACTGGAGGTGCTAAACTTTGCTAGTCTGGACAGTGAGTTCAGTTTCGATGCTTTAGAGAGACTTGTCAGTAGGTGCAAATCACTGAGGGTTCTGAAGTTGAACAAGAACGTCACCTTGGGTCAATTGCAACGCCTGCTCGTCCGGGCTCCTCAGCTGATGGAGCTGGGTACAGGACCCTTCGTTCCGGAGCTCACTGGTCGGCAGTATGCAGAACTTGAAAGTGCATTCAGCAACTGCAAACATCTCCACACTCTTTCAGGTTTATGGGAAGCGACTCGATATTTACCAGTTCTTTATGCAGCCTGTGCTAGCCTGACTTTCCTCAACTTG from Lycium ferocissimum isolate CSIRO_LF1 chromosome 2, AGI_CSIRO_Lferr_CH_V1, whole genome shotgun sequence includes:
- the LOC132046174 gene encoding protein TRANSPORT INHIBITOR RESPONSE 1-like, producing MNPSLKKPRESMDLSNSSELTQPTAFPDEVLEKVLSLVESHKDRNSASLVCKYWYNAERWTRTKLFIGNCYSVTPEIVARRFPKIKSVTLKGKPRFSDFNLVPENWGADVQVWLDVFARVYPFLEELRLKRMAVTDESLEFLAKSFHGFKVLSLLSCDGFSTDGISSIATYCKNLTELDIQENRIDDFTGSWLSCFPDDFASLEVLNFASLDSEFSFDALERLVSRCKSLRVLKLNKNVTLGQLQRLLVRAPQLMELGTGPFVPELTGRQYAELESAFSNCKHLHTLSGLWEATRYLPVLYAACASLTFLNLSYATIRSNEFSKLLAHCPNLRRLWVLDTVRDKGLEAVGANCPLLEELRVFPADPYEEDIVHGVTESGFVAVSAGCPKLQYVLYFCRQMTNAAVATIVRNCPDFTHFRLCIMNPGEPDYLTNEPMDEAFGAVVKTCKKLQRLSVSGLLTDLTFEYIGQYAKNLETLSVAFAGSSDRGMQCVLEGCSKLRKLEIRDCPFGNAALLSGMEKYESMRCLWMSACRVTMNGCRMLAQGRPRLNVEVMRDENSDDLADKLYVYRSVAGARRDAPPFVVTL